A DNA window from Macadamia integrifolia cultivar HAES 741 chromosome 4, SCU_Mint_v3, whole genome shotgun sequence contains the following coding sequences:
- the LOC122077172 gene encoding RNA-binding KH domain-containing protein RCF3-like isoform X2 has protein sequence MAGQKSNHGKRSHSQADYAENGGSKRRNPGDDRDQYTPGPDDTVYRYLCPGRKIGSIIGRGGEIVKQLRAESQSKIRIGESMPGCDERVITIFSSSRESEDGDVVCPAQDALFKVHDRLVADEAGEEDAEGAREITVRMLVPSDQIGCVIGKGGQIIQSIRSETGGQIRILKNEHLPRCALSTDELLQITGEAEVVVKALQILSSRLRDNPSRSQHLLTSAPSNMYQSGGTFMGSNAGAPIVGLAPLMGPYGGYKSDTRSEWSHAFYPAPRDEASAKDFSLRLLCPTGNIGGVIGKGGSIIKQIRQESRAFIKVDSSASEEDDCIITISAKEFFEDPISPTIDAAVRLQPKCSEKSDKDSDSSILTRLLVPVSRIGCLIGKGGSIISEMRRLTKANIRILSKENLPKVASDDDEMVQISGDHDVARNALIQVTTRLKANFFEREGALSTFPPALSYLPMSADVTDGSKYGSRDSKSHGRGYSYSMGYGGSSDVNDSYGSYSGSQSGAGAYGAYGSYSSGRSGSAGSFFWRL, from the exons ATGGCTGGCCAGAAGAGTAACCACGGGAAACGGTCCCATTCACAAGCTGACTATGCAGAAAATGGTGGAAGTAAGAGACGAAATCCTGGTGATGATAGAGATCAGTATACTCCTGGACCAGATGATACTGTATACCGTTATCTTTGTCCTGGAAGAAAGATTGGAAGTATCATTGGTAGGGGAGGTGAGATTGTAAAGCAATTAAGGGCAGAAAGTCAATCTAAGATTAGGATTGGCGAGAGCATGCCAGGGTGTGACGAACGTGTCATCACTATATTTAGTTCAAGCCGGGAAAGCGAAGATGGAGATGTTGTTTGCCCGGCACAAGATGCTCTTTTTAAGGTGCATGATAGGCTTGTCGCTGATGAGGCGGGTGAAGAAGATGCTGAAGGGGCTCGGGAAATTACTGTTCGGATGCTTGTACCATCAGACCAAATTGGGTGTGTGATTGGTAAGGGTGGGCAGATAATCCAGAGTATTCGTAGTGAAACTGGTGGTCAGATTCGTATATTAAAGAATGAACATCTGCCTCGCTGTGCTCTTAGTACTGACGAACTTCTCCAG ATAACTGGAGAAGCCGAAGTTGTGGTGAAGGCTCTCCAAATATTGTCATCTCGCCTCCGTGATAATCCTTCTCGATCTCAGCATCTGCTTACATCTGCCCCATCGAACATGTATCAATCAGGTGGCACTTTTATGGGTTCGAATGCTGGTGCACCGATTGTTGGTTTGGCTCCATTGATGGGTCCTTATGGTGGATACAAGAGTGACACGAGAAGTGAGTGGTCCCATGCTTTTTATCCTGCTCCAAGAGATGAAGCGTCAGCAAAGGATTTCTCTCTTCGTTTGCTTTGCCCAACTGGAAATATTGGAGGAGTTATTGGAAAGGGTGGTTCCATTATCAAGCAAATCAGGCAGGAGTCTAGGGCATTTATTAAAGTTGATAGTTCAGCTTCTGAGGAAGATGATTGCATTATAACAATCTCAGCAAAGGAG TTTTTTGAAGACCCCATCTCTCCAACTATTGATGCTGCCGTGCGCTTGCAGCCAAAATGCAGTGAAAAATCTGATAAGGATTCAGATTCATCCATCTTGACTCGTCTGCTTGTGCCTGTCTCACGTATTGGTTGCCTTATTGGTAAAGGTGGATCTATTATATCTGAGATGAGGAGACTCACAAAAGCAAACATTCGCATACTTTCAAAGGAAAACCTTCCAAAAGTGGCATCTGACGATGATGAGATGGTGCAG ATCTCTGGAGACCATGATGTTGCAAGGAACGCTTTAATTCAAGTGACCACACGGTTGAAGGCCAATTTTTTTGAGAGGGAGGGTGCATTGTCCACGTTTCCACCAGCTCTTTCCTACCTTCCAATGTCTGCTGATGTTACAGATGGTTCAAAATATGGCAGTAGGGACAGTAAATCACATGGACGTGGGTACTCCTACTCCATGGGTTATGGCGGTTCTAGTGATGTTAATGATTCATATGGAAGTTATAGTGGATCACAG AGTGGTGCTGGGGCTTATGGAGCATATGGTAGTTACTCTTCGGGCCGTTCTGGTAGTGCGGG GTCATTTTTTTGGAGGCTCTAG
- the LOC122077172 gene encoding RNA-binding KH domain-containing protein RCF3-like isoform X1: protein MAGQKSNHGKRSHSQADYAENGGSKRRNPGDDRDQYTPGPDDTVYRYLCPGRKIGSIIGRGGEIVKQLRAESQSKIRIGESMPGCDERVITIFSSSRESEDGDVVCPAQDALFKVHDRLVADEAGEEDAEGAREITVRMLVPSDQIGCVIGKGGQIIQSIRSETGGQIRILKNEHLPRCALSTDELLQITGEAEVVVKALQILSSRLRDNPSRSQHLLTSAPSNMYQSGGTFMGSNAGAPIVGLAPLMGPYGGYKSDTRSEWSHAFYPAPRDEASAKDFSLRLLCPTGNIGGVIGKGGSIIKQIRQESRAFIKVDSSASEEDDCIITISAKEFFEDPISPTIDAAVRLQPKCSEKSDKDSDSSILTRLLVPVSRIGCLIGKGGSIISEMRRLTKANIRILSKENLPKVASDDDEMVQISGDHDVARNALIQVTTRLKANFFEREGALSTFPPALSYLPMSADVTDGSKYGSRDSKSHGRGYSYSMGYGGSSDVNDSYGSYSGSQSGAGAYGAYGSYSSGRSGSAGLSGTNPVSHGKHHVY, encoded by the exons ATGGCTGGCCAGAAGAGTAACCACGGGAAACGGTCCCATTCACAAGCTGACTATGCAGAAAATGGTGGAAGTAAGAGACGAAATCCTGGTGATGATAGAGATCAGTATACTCCTGGACCAGATGATACTGTATACCGTTATCTTTGTCCTGGAAGAAAGATTGGAAGTATCATTGGTAGGGGAGGTGAGATTGTAAAGCAATTAAGGGCAGAAAGTCAATCTAAGATTAGGATTGGCGAGAGCATGCCAGGGTGTGACGAACGTGTCATCACTATATTTAGTTCAAGCCGGGAAAGCGAAGATGGAGATGTTGTTTGCCCGGCACAAGATGCTCTTTTTAAGGTGCATGATAGGCTTGTCGCTGATGAGGCGGGTGAAGAAGATGCTGAAGGGGCTCGGGAAATTACTGTTCGGATGCTTGTACCATCAGACCAAATTGGGTGTGTGATTGGTAAGGGTGGGCAGATAATCCAGAGTATTCGTAGTGAAACTGGTGGTCAGATTCGTATATTAAAGAATGAACATCTGCCTCGCTGTGCTCTTAGTACTGACGAACTTCTCCAG ATAACTGGAGAAGCCGAAGTTGTGGTGAAGGCTCTCCAAATATTGTCATCTCGCCTCCGTGATAATCCTTCTCGATCTCAGCATCTGCTTACATCTGCCCCATCGAACATGTATCAATCAGGTGGCACTTTTATGGGTTCGAATGCTGGTGCACCGATTGTTGGTTTGGCTCCATTGATGGGTCCTTATGGTGGATACAAGAGTGACACGAGAAGTGAGTGGTCCCATGCTTTTTATCCTGCTCCAAGAGATGAAGCGTCAGCAAAGGATTTCTCTCTTCGTTTGCTTTGCCCAACTGGAAATATTGGAGGAGTTATTGGAAAGGGTGGTTCCATTATCAAGCAAATCAGGCAGGAGTCTAGGGCATTTATTAAAGTTGATAGTTCAGCTTCTGAGGAAGATGATTGCATTATAACAATCTCAGCAAAGGAG TTTTTTGAAGACCCCATCTCTCCAACTATTGATGCTGCCGTGCGCTTGCAGCCAAAATGCAGTGAAAAATCTGATAAGGATTCAGATTCATCCATCTTGACTCGTCTGCTTGTGCCTGTCTCACGTATTGGTTGCCTTATTGGTAAAGGTGGATCTATTATATCTGAGATGAGGAGACTCACAAAAGCAAACATTCGCATACTTTCAAAGGAAAACCTTCCAAAAGTGGCATCTGACGATGATGAGATGGTGCAG ATCTCTGGAGACCATGATGTTGCAAGGAACGCTTTAATTCAAGTGACCACACGGTTGAAGGCCAATTTTTTTGAGAGGGAGGGTGCATTGTCCACGTTTCCACCAGCTCTTTCCTACCTTCCAATGTCTGCTGATGTTACAGATGGTTCAAAATATGGCAGTAGGGACAGTAAATCACATGGACGTGGGTACTCCTACTCCATGGGTTATGGCGGTTCTAGTGATGTTAATGATTCATATGGAAGTTATAGTGGATCACAG AGTGGTGCTGGGGCTTATGGAGCATATGGTAGTTACTCTTCGGGCCGTTCTGGTAGTGCGGG GTTATCTGGTACGAACCCGGTTTCCCATGGGAAACATCATGTTTACTAG